The stretch of DNA TTCTTCACCCTGATCCTGCCGCTGCTCTTCCTCGTGATCTTCGTCGGCGTGTTCGGCAACCACACGGTGGGGCCGGAGCACGTGAAGGCCTCGACCTACTACGTGCCCGGTCTGACCGCCCTCGCGATCATCTCGGGCTCCTTCGTGAACCTGGTCATCTCGGTCACGGCCCAGCGCGAGTCCGGCGTCCTCAAGCGCCGCCGCGCGACCCCCGTGCCGGCGCGGGTGATCATCGGCGGCCGCATGCTGACCGCGATCGTCGTCTCGGTGGTCGTCTCCGTGGTCCTGCTTGGCGTGGGCCGGGTCGCCTACGGCGTCCAGCTGCCGACGTCGACCATCCCCGGCGTCGCCGTGACGATCGTCGCCGGCTCGGCCACGTTCTGCGTCCTCGGCTACGCGCTCTCGACGGCGATCGGCTCCGCCGACTCCGCCCAGCCGACGGTGCAGGCGATCATGCTGCCGCTGTACTTCATCTCGGGCGTCTTCATCCCCAACCCGACCCTGCCGCAGTGGCTCCAGGACGTCGCCCGGGTGTTCCCGGTGCAGCACCTGGCCGATGCGCTGCAGCACGCCTTCGACCCGGCTGCACAGGGCGCCGGCTTCGTGTGGAGCGACCTCGGCATGCTGGCGGCATGGGCCGCGATCGGGCTGGCCGTCGCTCTGCGCCGGTTCGCCTGGGCGCCGACCGCGGCACCGGCCTAAGCCACGCGCTCTGCCAGCCGCTCGGCCAGGGCGCGGACGCTCGCCCGCAGCTCGTCCGGGCGGCGGATCTCGAACCCACAGTCGAGACCGGCGAGGACGCCCGCCATCCACTCGAGCGAGCTCGCCCGCATGCGCACGACCGTCCCGCCGCCGGCGGCGGCCAGCTCGGCCATCGTCGGCGGCAGGCGGCGGGCGGCGGCATCGACCGGGAGGTCGAGCACGACCTCGACCTCCCACCGAGCCGGGACCCGCGCGAGCGACGTGCTCACGTGCGCCACGGCGTCGAAGCCCTCCGGCGGCGGCAGCGCCTGCTCCGCGGTCACGGCCACGTCGCGCATCCGGTCGACGCGGAACGTGCGCAGGTCGTCGCGGGTGTGGTCGTGGGCGGCCAGGTACCAGCGGCCGGCGTGCACGACCAGGCCGTGGGGCGAGAGCTCGCGGGTCGACCGCTCGCCCGAGAAGACGCGGTAGCCGGCCGTCAGCCGGCGCCGGCGCCGGATCGCCTCGGCCAGCGCCAGGGCGGTCTCGCCCGGCACCGGCACCGCCGCCTCGGCGGCTGCCGTCAGCTCGAGCGCGCTCTCGAGCGCCTCCACCCGCCGGCGCAGCGTCTCGGGCAGCGCCCGGTGCACCTTGGCGAGGGCGGAGGTGGCCGACTCCGGCGTGCCGGCCAGCCCCAGCCGCGCCGCCGCGACGACGCCGAGCGCGACGGCGACGGCCTCGTCCTCGCCCAGCATCAGCGGGGGGAGGCGGAAGCCGGGGCGCATCGCGTAGCCGCCGCCGACGCCGCGCTGACCCTCGACGGGGATGCCGAGATCGCGCAGCGCGTCGACGTAGCGGCGCACGGTGCGCGCGTCGACGCCGAGGCGGTCGGCGACCTCGCGGCCCGTGACCACGGGCTGGGACTGGAGCAGCTCGAGCAGCTCCAGGAGGCGGGCCGTCGGCGTGAGCACGGACGTAGTCAAGCACGAATAGCGGGCGTGATCCGCCCTATTTGAGCGATACGGTGTCCGGGACGAACGCGAACGAGGAGGGACGCGATGACCGAGACCGCACAGGCCGCCGGGACGGCCCGGGACTTCGACTTCTTCATGGGCAGCTGGAACGTCCGCAACCGCATGCTGCGGGCGCGCCTCCAGGGATCGGACGAGTGGGACGAGTTCGCGGCCACCTCGGTGGCCCGTCCGATCCTGGACGGCCTGGGCAACGAGGACGAGTTCCGCACCTCGTACAAGGGCGGCTTCGTCGCCATGTCGTTCCGGTTCTTCGACCCCGGCTCGCGGCGGTGGTCGATCTACTGGGCCGACGCCCGCCGGCCCGGCCTGCTCGACCCGCCGGTGATCGGGGGGTTCAGCGGCGACACGGGCACCTTCGAGGGGACGGACACGTTCGCGGGGCGCCCGATCCGCGTGCGCTTCGTGTGGTCGGGCGTGACGACGCCCGCGCCGCGCTGGGAGCAGGCCTTCTCCGAAGACGACGGCGCCAGCTGGGAGACGAACTGGACGATGGACTTCACCCGCAGGGAGGGAACCGCATGAGCACCCTTGGCCTCGAGAGTCGCATCCCGCACGACTACCGCCACGTCGCCAAGCTGGCCCGGCCGGTGCCCCCGATCACGCTCGCCGGCTCGGTGCTCAAGTGCTATGACGTGGCCCGGGCGACCGCGCCGGTGCCGGACGAGATCCGGTCACTGGCCCGCTCGGGCCTCGTGGAGGCGGCCCGGACGGGCGGGCTGGCGCTGGCCGACGACGTCGGCTTCGTCATCCTGCACCGCTGCGGGCTCGACTTCTACTTCCTGCTCGTCTGCACGTGGCGCAACCAGAACGAGGTGTGGGAGACGGTGTTCGCGAAGGACGGCGAGGCCGACGCCGCGTTCAAGCCCTGGCCGGCTGACGGCCCTCACCGGCCGACCTTCTGCGTGTGGGAGCTGGGCGTCGTCTGCCACGAGCAGCGGGCGTGGACGCGGTACCTACGCACGGAGCGCGACGCCGCCGCCCTGCAGGCGTACCTCGAAGACGGGTTCGACGGCTCTGTGTAGCCGTTAGGGCCGCTCCCCATAACGGGGGTGGTTGCATGCGCATCCGGGTGTCATCGTGAGGGGTGACCCTTTCCGTACCCGAGGTGCGCACGCATGCTTCGACGGACCACAATCGCGCTGGCTCTGGCCGGCCTGGCGGTCGCAGCCCCATCTGCATTCGCCAAATCACACTGGAACTCACAGATGAAAAGTGCCACGGCGACCGCGTCGCGGTCTGCCGGCCGCTGCACGATCACGACACCGCATGGGAAGCTGGCCCTGTCCTGTAACGGTGCCGATCAGGCCACGCTCACATACGCGTTCGCCCTGAAGAAGGGCGTCACCATCAAGGGGACGCCGTGGTGCGACCTCAAGTGGAGCGGCTACGCCGACGTCCACCGCAGCTGCAGCGTCGTGAGCCACACGCTCCGCGTCACCGTGAGGGTGTCGGACGGATTCGCCGAGCTCTCCACCGTCAACGTCGGTTACTACACGTAGGAGCGACGGTGGGCACGCACGCAGACGGACGACGGCCGATGGGCGCGCTGCGCGAAGCAGCGTCGCTCATCGGCGTCGGCGCCACCATCGCCGCGATGCTGTGCCTGTCGATCTTCGCCTGGACGACGATCCGCGCGGCCGGCAGCGCGACCGGCCGCGTGCACGACGCCACCGCCGCTGCCGCCCGCTACGACTCGGCCGCCGGCGCCGTCGAGCGCGTCCAGACGATCGAGACCCGGTACGCGTTCTCGCCGAGCAGCGGCGGCGCGACCGCGCTCGGGCGTTCCCAGCGTGCCCTCGGCCGGACGATCGCGGACCTCCGCGGCCACGCGACGAACGACGCGGACCGGGCGGCGGCAAGCCGGCTGGCGGCAGACGACCGGGTGCTCGACGCGACCCTGGCCCGGCTCCACGCGGCGGTTCTGCACCACGATGGTGCCACCGTCGGTGGGCTCGAGACCGGCAGGCTCCATCCGCTCATCCAGCGGATGCGGAACCTGATCGGCCATGAGCGTGGGACCTTCATCCGCGCGGCGAGCACGAACATGGCGGCGTCGGGCAGCGCCTTTTCGCGGCTCAGCATGCTCGCCCTCATCACCGCCACACTCGGCGTGGCGGTGTCGCTCGCCGTGCTGCGGATGGTGCGTCTGCGCCGCCGCCTGGGGGCCGCCCACCGGCGCGAGCTCGAACGGCTGCGGACCGCCGCG from Gaiellales bacterium encodes:
- a CDS encoding ABC transporter permease, producing the protein MILLLIRFIRMVASTWPQKASRPGRPDGSGRRPVGLLLHQARYDLLGILRNRQARFFTLILPLLFLVIFVGVFGNHTVGPEHVKASTYYVPGLTALAIISGSFVNLVISVTAQRESGVLKRRRATPVPARVIIGGRMLTAIVVSVVVSVVLLGVGRVAYGVQLPTSTIPGVAVTIVAGSATFCVLGYALSTAIGSADSAQPTVQAIMLPLYFISGVFIPNPTLPQWLQDVARVFPVQHLADALQHAFDPAAQGAGFVWSDLGMLAAWAAIGLAVALRRFAWAPTAAPA
- a CDS encoding YafY family protein, which produces MLTPTARLLELLELLQSQPVVTGREVADRLGVDARTVRRYVDALRDLGIPVEGQRGVGGGYAMRPGFRLPPLMLGEDEAVAVALGVVAAARLGLAGTPESATSALAKVHRALPETLRRRVEALESALELTAAAEAAVPVPGETALALAEAIRRRRRLTAGYRVFSGERSTRELSPHGLVVHAGRWYLAAHDHTRDDLRTFRVDRMRDVAVTAEQALPPPEGFDAVAHVSTSLARVPARWEVEVVLDLPVDAAARRLPPTMAELAAAGGGTVVRMRASSLEWMAGVLAGLDCGFEIRRPDELRASVRALAERLAERVA